The following are encoded together in the Desulfococcus multivorans genome:
- a CDS encoding transposase yields the protein MVSANLHIKAVHAGEGTARRRFIIAYNPEQARHDLHTRERYLERIQAELAAFEELPERYREKARQRLLSHRFMGRYLKELKSEKLRIDKAMVREDRKLDGKYLLSTSDESLSAEDVAFGYKQLLEVERAFRTLKSTLGLKLKPHESIQKIELHP from the coding sequence GTGGTCAGCGCAAACCTTCACATCAAGGCGGTGCATGCCGGCGAAGGAACTGCTCGGAGGCGTTTCATCATCGCCTACAACCCGGAACAGGCCAGGCATGATCTCCACACCCGCGAAAGATATCTGGAACGCATCCAGGCCGAGCTCGCCGCCTTTGAAGAGCTTCCCGAACGCTATCGGGAAAAAGCCAGGCAGCGCCTGCTGTCCCATCGATTCATGGGGCGTTATCTCAAAGAGCTGAAGTCCGAAAAGCTTCGCATCGACAAGGCCATGGTCAGAGAAGACCGGAAGCTCGACGGCAAGTACCTGCTGAGCACCAGCGATGAAAGCCTGTCGGCCGAGGATGTCGCCTTCGGATACAAGCAGCTGCTGGAGGTCGAGCGGGCATTCCGAACATTGAAGAGTACGCTGGGATTGAAATTGAAGCCTCATGAGAGCATCCAGAAAATAGAGCTGCACCCCTAA
- a CDS encoding ABC transporter ATP-binding protein produces the protein MTILDARNLTRTYRVENREITIIRDVSLSVDPGEFLVIQGNSGSGKTTLLTLLSGLDRPTSGRIFIRDREITHLGEDEMAPFRNRAFGFVFQSFHLVPSLNALENVMFPAELSGNGHARKKAEALLDRVGLLPRRGHFPHQLSGGEKQRVAICRALVNEPDIVFADEPTGNLDADNSAAILTLLLHLRKEKGATLILVTHSAEIAQKADRRLLLSNGEISTARGN, from the coding sequence ATGACGATACTGGACGCCCGGAACCTGACCCGGACCTATCGGGTGGAAAACCGGGAGATCACCATCATCAGGGATGTCTCCCTCTCGGTCGACCCAGGGGAGTTCCTGGTCATCCAGGGCAACAGCGGGAGCGGCAAGACGACCCTCCTGACCCTCCTGTCGGGCCTGGACCGGCCGACGTCGGGCCGTATTTTCATCCGGGACCGCGAGATCACCCACCTGGGCGAAGACGAGATGGCGCCCTTCCGGAACCGGGCCTTCGGATTCGTGTTCCAGTCCTTTCACCTGGTGCCGTCCCTCAACGCCCTCGAGAACGTCATGTTTCCCGCCGAACTTTCCGGGAACGGGCATGCCCGAAAGAAGGCCGAAGCCCTGCTCGACCGGGTCGGCCTCCTGCCCCGCCGCGGCCACTTCCCCCACCAGCTCTCAGGCGGGGAGAAGCAGCGCGTGGCCATCTGCCGGGCCCTGGTCAACGAACCGGATATCGTCTTCGCCGACGAGCCCACGGGCAACCTCGACGCCGACAACAGCGCGGCCATCCTGACCCTGCTGCTTCACCTCCGGAAAGAAAAAGGGGCCACCCTCATCCTGGTCACCCACAGCGCCGAGATCGCCCAAAAGGCGGATAGAAGGCTGCTGCTCAGCAACGGCGAGATTTCAACCGCGAGAGGAAACTGA
- a CDS encoding ABC transporter permease has protein sequence MFHARFLFRQFVAGGRQAAVFVLCVTLSIVAVVAVNGFRESLNRSLLQDARALHGADIIVRSHFPLSAPLLAAIRDIEAQGRAESTPVYEFYSVVRSARGDASLLADLKIVGPAYPFYGEVTLASGRPFDRVLAPGSVVAEQALLERLGLSVGDTLYVGSASLTIRDVVLKEPDRPVGFLSFGPRLFISEPDIPGLDLLKKGSRVRYIRLIKIGENENLEALASMLEKAAVEGQEQVETFRTARSRIKRFFDNFLFFLSLIAVFTLLLSGLGIRSALGAYLKDKEKTIAVIKAMGGTRRFVTLNYLALVAVFGLVGTLIGLGLGILLQHGLFLMLGDLMPRGSGAVVSASTLAQGILLGILTVILFAFLPIHRLRDVRPHLIFRKSNEPARKGTDFYVTLLLILLFFTGMILFQLKDVETGLKFLGGTLGLILLSALITQGMLLLLKRLGSRPLALRQAVRGLFRTGNATRSTIITLSASLSLIFTIFLVEQNLDAAFIRSYPRNTPNLFFIDIQPDQVAEFSQVIGRNSEFYPVIRSRLLSVNGEKIDRETERLRRGDNLTRPFNLTYRDHLLPDEILVDGKAMFQEDIPGLQVSVLDTVVEMRSMTVGDELTFRIQGIPVTATVSSIRSRTRETIEPYFYFVFPGDSILKSAPQTIFTAIRIDAADIPAVQNRVVSRFPNVSAIDVSQTLGTFAGLLHRLSMVIRAFTLQSIAAGLLIIVSAIFATRIARTQEAAYFRILGAKSRFIMAVFSLENVIIGAGSAVQALVISQTASRLIATRMLDIDYRPYPAESGLMVLGTILLVLVVGSIATLPILKQKPVVFLREQTEE, from the coding sequence ATGTTCCACGCCAGGTTCCTGTTTCGGCAGTTCGTCGCCGGCGGCCGCCAGGCAGCGGTCTTCGTCCTGTGCGTCACCCTCTCCATCGTCGCGGTGGTGGCGGTGAACGGATTCCGGGAAAGCCTCAACCGGTCCCTGCTCCAGGATGCCCGGGCACTGCACGGGGCCGACATCATCGTGAGATCCCACTTTCCCCTCTCGGCCCCCCTTCTGGCGGCGATCCGGGATATCGAGGCCCAGGGGCGGGCGGAGAGCACCCCCGTCTACGAGTTCTATTCCGTTGTCCGGAGCGCCCGAGGGGATGCCTCGCTCCTGGCGGACCTGAAGATCGTCGGCCCGGCATACCCCTTTTACGGCGAGGTGACGCTGGCGTCGGGCCGGCCCTTCGACCGGGTCCTCGCCCCCGGGAGCGTCGTGGCGGAGCAGGCCCTGCTGGAGCGGCTCGGCCTGTCGGTGGGAGACACCCTTTACGTCGGGAGCGCCAGTCTCACCATCCGGGATGTCGTCCTGAAAGAGCCGGACCGGCCGGTGGGCTTCCTCTCCTTCGGACCCCGGCTCTTCATCAGCGAGCCGGACATTCCAGGGCTGGATCTCCTCAAAAAAGGGAGCCGCGTCCGCTACATCCGCCTCATCAAGATCGGGGAGAACGAAAACCTCGAGGCCCTGGCGTCGATGCTGGAGAAGGCGGCCGTGGAGGGCCAGGAGCAGGTGGAAACCTTCAGGACGGCCCGGTCGCGGATCAAGCGGTTTTTCGACAACTTCCTGTTCTTTCTCTCCCTCATCGCCGTCTTTACCCTCCTGCTCTCGGGCCTGGGCATCCGAAGCGCCCTCGGCGCCTACCTGAAAGACAAGGAGAAGACCATCGCCGTCATCAAGGCCATGGGGGGAACGCGACGCTTTGTCACCCTCAACTATCTGGCCCTCGTCGCCGTCTTCGGCCTTGTCGGCACCCTCATCGGCCTGGGCCTGGGGATTCTTCTCCAGCACGGCCTCTTTTTGATGCTGGGCGATCTCATGCCCAGGGGCAGCGGGGCGGTAGTTTCAGCGTCGACCCTCGCCCAGGGGATCCTCCTGGGCATCCTTACGGTGATCCTTTTCGCCTTCCTGCCCATCCACCGCCTCAGGGACGTCCGGCCCCACCTGATTTTCAGGAAGTCGAACGAACCCGCCCGAAAGGGCACGGACTTTTACGTCACCCTGTTGTTGATCCTGCTCTTCTTCACGGGGATGATTCTTTTCCAGCTCAAGGATGTCGAAACCGGCCTCAAGTTCCTGGGGGGCACCCTCGGCCTGATCCTTCTCTCCGCCCTGATCACCCAGGGCATGCTGCTGCTGTTGAAACGACTGGGGAGCCGCCCCCTGGCGCTCCGGCAGGCCGTGCGGGGGCTGTTCCGGACGGGCAACGCCACCCGATCGACCATCATCACCCTGAGCGCCTCCCTATCCCTGATCTTCACGATCTTCCTGGTGGAGCAGAACCTGGATGCCGCCTTCATCCGCTCATACCCCCGGAATACCCCCAACCTTTTTTTCATCGACATCCAGCCCGACCAGGTGGCTGAATTCTCCCAGGTCATCGGCCGGAATTCCGAGTTCTATCCGGTGATCCGATCGCGGCTGCTCTCCGTCAACGGCGAAAAGATCGACCGGGAGACAGAGCGGCTCAGGCGGGGGGACAACCTCACCCGACCCTTCAACCTGACCTACCGGGATCATCTGCTGCCGGACGAAATCCTCGTTGATGGAAAAGCGATGTTCCAGGAGGACATCCCGGGGCTCCAGGTGTCGGTACTGGACACGGTGGTGGAGATGCGGTCCATGACCGTGGGCGACGAACTGACCTTCCGGATACAGGGGATCCCCGTAACAGCGACAGTATCGAGCATCCGCAGCCGCACCCGGGAAACCATCGAGCCCTATTTCTATTTTGTTTTCCCCGGGGATTCGATCCTCAAGTCGGCGCCCCAGACCATCTTCACGGCAATCCGGATCGATGCGGCGGATATCCCGGCCGTCCAGAACAGGGTCGTCTCCCGGTTTCCCAATGTCAGCGCCATCGACGTCAGCCAGACCCTCGGCACCTTCGCGGGGCTCCTCCACCGCCTCTCCATGGTGATTCGAGCCTTCACCCTCCAGAGCATCGCGGCGGGGCTTTTGATCATCGTCAGCGCGATCTTCGCCACCCGCATCGCCCGCACCCAGGAGGCCGCCTATTTCCGGATCCTGGGGGCCAAAAGCCGGTTCATCATGGCGGTGTTCTCCCTGGAAAACGTGATCATCGGCGCCGGAAGCGCCGTCCAGGCCCTCGTGATATCCCAGACGGCGAGCCGGCTTATCGCCACCCGGATGCTGGACATCGACTACCGGCCCTATCCTGCAGAGAGCGGCCTGATGGTCCTTGGCACCATCCTGCTGGTGCTCGTGGTCGGGAGCATCGCAACACTGCCCATCCTCAAACAGAAGCCGGTGGTGTTCCTGCGGGAGCAGACGGAGGAGTGA
- a CDS encoding cell wall hydrolase, with translation MRYIWIAACLAIILLATGLISADQEQKAETAESKAAVLEQKASAEGGKASPMPSEVITKPEAQAVDPAGQERLDDAVTCLSRTIYWETRGEGVAGMEAIANVVMNRLGHEGFPNTICGVVTQGREEGACQFSWWCDGRPDDAEEEKSYEIAKEIARKALNRQLKDRTGEALYFHHRRVNPDWSAEYLKTTEVGEHIFYKPHGGEAM, from the coding sequence ATGCGCTACATATGGATTGCGGCCTGTCTTGCAATCATCCTTCTCGCAACAGGACTGATATCGGCCGATCAGGAACAGAAAGCGGAAACCGCTGAGAGCAAGGCGGCGGTGCTGGAGCAGAAGGCATCGGCCGAGGGCGGCAAAGCATCGCCCATGCCATCCGAAGTTATCACGAAGCCTGAAGCGCAGGCGGTCGATCCGGCCGGACAGGAGCGCTTGGACGATGCCGTCACCTGCCTTTCCCGGACCATCTACTGGGAGACCAGGGGTGAAGGGGTTGCCGGCATGGAAGCCATCGCCAACGTCGTTATGAACCGGCTTGGCCATGAAGGCTTCCCAAACACGATTTGCGGGGTTGTGACGCAAGGCCGCGAAGAGGGTGCCTGCCAGTTCTCGTGGTGGTGCGACGGCCGTCCGGATGACGCCGAAGAGGAAAAATCCTACGAGATCGCCAAGGAAATCGCTCGAAAAGCCCTCAACCGGCAGCTGAAGGACCGAACCGGCGAGGCATTGTATTTCCACCACCGGAGAGTCAACCCCGACTGGTCCGCTGAATACCTGAAAACGACAGAGGTGGGCGAGCACATCTTCTACAAGCCCCACGGTGGAGAGGCGATGTAG
- a CDS encoding arylesterase, with amino-acid sequence MKPSLLAAVLLAVLTATVFGGCDKAPKAGTPEASGALEAAAPDPNETGRSGVIVAVGNSLTEGYGVDEEQAYPALLEKKLKASGHDFNVINAGISGETSSGALSRIQWIMTLNPDIVILETGANDGLRGIDPDLTRKNLFEIVRRLENEGVVVVLAGMRMVLNLGLGFTDAFREIYPSVAAEADVILIPFFLEGVAGDPRLNQADGIHPNPDGYRIVADTVYPYAVAAIERLRTRRN; translated from the coding sequence ATGAAACCTTCTCTTTTGGCGGCAGTCCTCCTCGCCGTCCTGACGGCAACCGTCTTCGGCGGCTGCGACAAGGCGCCCAAAGCCGGGACGCCGGAGGCGTCCGGCGCCCTCGAAGCGGCCGCTCCCGACCCGAACGAAACCGGACGCTCCGGCGTCATCGTCGCCGTTGGAAACAGCCTGACGGAAGGCTACGGCGTGGACGAGGAACAAGCCTACCCGGCCCTCCTCGAAAAGAAGCTTAAGGCTTCGGGCCATGACTTCAACGTGATCAACGCCGGCATCAGCGGCGAGACCAGCAGCGGGGCCCTGTCGCGGATTCAATGGATCATGACCCTGAACCCGGACATCGTCATCCTGGAGACCGGGGCCAACGACGGCCTCAGGGGCATCGATCCCGATCTCACCCGGAAGAACCTCTTCGAGATCGTCCGCCGCCTCGAGAATGAAGGGGTCGTGGTGGTGCTGGCCGGTATGCGGATGGTCCTGAACCTCGGCCTCGGCTTCACCGACGCCTTCCGGGAAATCTATCCCTCGGTGGCTGCCGAAGCCGACGTGATCCTGATCCCGTTTTTCCTCGAGGGCGTGGCGGGAGATCCCCGCCTCAACCAGGCGGACGGCATCCACCCCAACCCCGACGGCTACCGGATCGTCGCCGACACCGTCTACCCCTATGCCGTGGCGGCCATCGAACGCCTGAGGACCCGTCGGAACTGA
- a CDS encoding sensor histidine kinase — MTRRSKTLRSRIVFYVCGYLAVLLIVYSAGISGMLKISEDLAFNRQLSEIADRVARHVEEHGEIPAHLPFHISAYIDISTVPQTLKAFVTHRSPGVFEVADDTDYHAAIIPILSTGQKLFVFYDVSSIETNDWFEYYILIALIGIGAGIFILGWLLTRSLSNRILNPLSELAEAVQSISPDEPASELSAFNSPDEIGMLSEKINQLLKRISDFTRREREFTSHASHELRTPVSVIKTAVEILRRRTKESDSGIVQPLARIERSVTDIEMLINTFLMLARQGHGTDSDEASDLKQVAEHVVETYRYLLESKPVEVNILAPDAFSIKAPESLVTISLGNLVRNAFAYTMEGSVEIIVSPDRISVSDSGPGMDDTGRKSGIGLTIVERLCERMNWQFTISGTPGKGTRVDLIFSS, encoded by the coding sequence ATGACAAGAAGGTCCAAAACCCTCCGATCCAGAATTGTCTTCTATGTCTGCGGTTACCTGGCCGTATTGCTGATCGTCTATTCAGCGGGCATATCCGGAATGCTGAAAATTTCTGAAGACCTGGCGTTCAACCGGCAGCTTTCGGAAATCGCCGACAGAGTCGCACGGCATGTTGAAGAACATGGCGAAATTCCCGCCCATCTCCCGTTTCACATTTCAGCATACATCGACATATCCACCGTCCCACAGACCCTGAAGGCATTTGTGACCCACCGCAGCCCCGGTGTTTTCGAGGTCGCGGATGATACAGATTATCATGCGGCCATTATTCCGATCCTTTCAACCGGCCAAAAACTCTTTGTCTTCTATGATGTGTCATCCATTGAAACAAACGATTGGTTTGAGTACTATATACTTATAGCATTAATCGGAATCGGAGCCGGTATTTTTATTTTAGGCTGGCTTCTGACCCGGTCCCTGTCAAATCGTATTCTCAATCCCCTTTCCGAGTTGGCGGAAGCGGTTCAGTCCATCTCTCCGGATGAACCGGCCAGCGAGCTGAGCGCCTTCAACTCGCCGGATGAGATCGGTATGCTGTCGGAAAAAATCAACCAGCTGTTAAAACGGATTTCAGATTTTACCCGCCGTGAACGGGAGTTTACCTCTCATGCCAGTCACGAACTTCGCACGCCGGTCAGCGTCATCAAAACCGCGGTTGAGATTCTGCGCCGAAGAACAAAGGAATCGGACTCCGGGATTGTGCAGCCCCTGGCACGTATTGAACGGTCCGTCACAGATATTGAAATGCTCATCAACACATTCTTGATGCTGGCCAGGCAGGGGCACGGCACGGACAGTGATGAGGCCAGCGACCTGAAACAGGTTGCGGAACATGTTGTGGAAACCTACCGTTACCTGCTGGAATCAAAACCCGTGGAAGTGAATATTCTGGCACCGGATGCTTTTTCCATCAAGGCCCCGGAGTCGCTTGTAACCATTTCCCTGGGAAACCTCGTGCGCAATGCCTTTGCTTACACCATGGAAGGCAGCGTCGAAATTATCGTCTCGCCCGACCGGATCAGCGTCTCAGACAGCGGCCCGGGAATGGATGATACCGGCAGAAAATCCGGAATCGGGCTTACCATTGTCGAACGCCTGTGTGAACGCATGAACTGGCAGTTCACCATTTCCGGCACCCCGGGAAAAGGGACCCGGGTGGACCTGATATTTTCTTCCTGA
- a CDS encoding histone deacetylase, whose protein sequence is MKVVFHEDFYTVYTNEPAAAEGRIEAVVAAIRDKAEFVEAVPADEDDIRAVHTGMHVMRIREKGLYDISALAAGGAVQAAEIGLVEPCFALIRPPGHHASADSCWGFCYFNNMAVALTALKRRQKIQTAFVLDIDLHYGDGTVNILDPEDWVRIHNPEERRRHEYLRNVAHVLSNIAVDIIGISAGFDHHREDWGGLLETEDYYEIGFLVRETARRSGGGCFALLEGGYNHDVLGECAAALMAGMSA, encoded by the coding sequence ATGAAAGTCGTTTTTCACGAGGATTTCTATACGGTTTACACCAATGAGCCGGCGGCGGCTGAAGGCCGGATCGAGGCCGTGGTGGCGGCCATACGGGATAAGGCCGAATTCGTGGAAGCCGTCCCGGCGGACGAGGACGACATCCGGGCGGTACACACCGGGATGCACGTGATGCGCATACGGGAAAAAGGGCTTTACGACATCAGCGCCCTGGCTGCGGGCGGCGCCGTCCAGGCAGCGGAGATCGGCCTTGTTGAGCCCTGCTTCGCCCTCATCCGCCCCCCCGGCCACCACGCATCCGCGGACAGCTGCTGGGGATTCTGTTATTTCAACAACATGGCCGTGGCCCTGACGGCCCTCAAACGGCGGCAAAAGATCCAAACCGCCTTTGTCCTCGACATCGACCTCCATTACGGAGACGGCACCGTCAATATCCTGGATCCGGAGGACTGGGTGAGGATCCACAACCCCGAGGAGCGCCGCCGGCACGAATACCTCCGCAACGTCGCCCACGTTCTCTCCAACATCGCGGTCGACATTATCGGCATTTCCGCCGGCTTCGATCATCACCGGGAGGACTGGGGCGGGCTTCTGGAGACCGAGGACTACTACGAGATCGGTTTTCTGGTGCGGGAAACCGCCAGACGGAGCGGCGGCGGCTGCTTCGCCCTTCTGGAAGGTGGTTACAATCACGACGTGCTGGGGGAGTGCGCCGCCGCGCTCATGGCAGGCATGTCCGCATAA
- a CDS encoding superoxide dismutase [Ni]: MNRKFTAVSFILTVILWTAGVVMPHGAWAHCEIPCGIYDDGARIQMMLEDATTIEKSMQQATELSGKTPVNYNQLVRWINNKELHADKIQHTTAQYFMTQRIALDAKDYDKKLAALHQILVYAMKCKQTMDLENVAKLRGAIKTFSDLYLGHTHEKE; this comes from the coding sequence ATGAACAGGAAATTTACGGCAGTGTCTTTCATCCTTACGGTTATCCTCTGGACGGCGGGGGTTGTGATGCCTCACGGGGCGTGGGCCCACTGTGAGATTCCCTGCGGCATCTACGACGACGGGGCGCGGATTCAGATGATGCTGGAGGATGCGACGACCATCGAGAAATCGATGCAGCAGGCGACCGAACTCTCCGGAAAGACGCCGGTGAACTATAATCAGCTGGTCCGGTGGATCAACAACAAGGAGCTCCACGCCGACAAGATTCAGCACACGACCGCCCAGTATTTCATGACCCAGCGCATCGCCCTGGACGCCAAGGATTACGACAAGAAGCTGGCGGCCCTGCACCAGATCCTCGTCTACGCCATGAAATGCAAGCAGACCATGGATCTGGAGAATGTGGCCAAGCTCCGGGGGGCCATCAAGACCTTTTCGGACCTCTATCTCGGGCACACCCATGAAAAGGAGTAG
- a CDS encoding ADP-ribosylglycohydrolase family protein, which translates to MSDNKKAAVLASFAADSLALGAHWIYDVEEIVNRFGRVTTLEKPGSDSYHPRRDKGEFTHYGDQMLVLLTSVAERKAFDLENFSRRWRQLFEDYDGYVDGATKKTLGYYAKGKTAENAGSHTGDFAGAARMAPLVGLYGDDADRLAEVARAQARMTHDDPNTLDTAEFFARVTAAVLKGESPRAAVERLAASEAFEMTPVAMWVEEGLKSGNEESVAAIGKFGRACETPQVFPGVIHLIAKYETDLREALIQAVMGGGDSAARGSMTGMVLAAHLGMDAIPREWTDGMKKIREILSLLDRIVG; encoded by the coding sequence ATGAGCGACAACAAGAAAGCAGCGGTTCTGGCGTCATTCGCGGCGGATTCCCTGGCCCTTGGCGCCCACTGGATCTACGATGTCGAGGAGATCGTCAACCGTTTCGGGCGGGTGACGACGCTCGAGAAGCCCGGGTCGGATTCCTATCACCCCAGGCGGGACAAGGGGGAGTTCACCCATTATGGAGACCAGATGCTGGTGCTGCTGACCTCCGTCGCCGAGCGAAAAGCCTTCGACCTCGAGAACTTTTCCCGGCGGTGGCGGCAGTTGTTTGAAGACTACGACGGTTATGTGGACGGCGCCACGAAAAAAACCCTGGGCTATTACGCCAAGGGCAAGACTGCGGAGAACGCCGGATCCCATACCGGTGATTTTGCCGGCGCTGCGAGGATGGCGCCTCTGGTGGGTTTGTATGGCGACGACGCCGATCGCCTGGCGGAGGTGGCCCGGGCCCAGGCCCGGATGACCCACGACGACCCCAACACCCTGGACACGGCCGAGTTTTTTGCCCGGGTGACCGCGGCAGTCTTGAAGGGTGAATCGCCCAGGGCGGCCGTGGAGCGTCTGGCGGCTTCCGAGGCTTTTGAGATGACCCCCGTGGCCATGTGGGTTGAGGAGGGGCTCAAGTCCGGAAATGAAGAGAGCGTGGCGGCCATCGGGAAATTCGGTCGGGCCTGCGAGACCCCCCAGGTCTTTCCAGGGGTGATCCATCTCATCGCGAAATACGAAACCGACCTCAGGGAAGCCCTGATCCAGGCGGTCATGGGCGGCGGCGACAGCGCGGCCCGGGGAAGCATGACGGGCATGGTCCTGGCCGCCCATCTGGGAATGGACGCCATTCCCCGGGAGTGGACGGACGGGATGAAAAAAATCCGGGAAATCCTGTCTCTGCTGGACAGGATCGTCGGCTGA